GACCACGGTCTGCCGCACCCCGCTGGAGGCGGACGTCCTGGAGCTGCGGCTGATCGGCGCCCACTCCCCGCGCTACAACCGGCGCTCCAAGTTCCCCGAGCGGCAACTGTGGCTCAAGCTCACCGACGAGCCCTACCCCCGGCTTTCCATCGTCCGCACCGCCGGCGACGGCGCCACCTATCTGGGTCCGTTCCGGCGCAAGGAGGCCGCCGAGCAGGCCATGCTGGCCATCTACGACGCGTTTCGGCTGCGGCAGTGCTCAGCCCGGCTGTCGACCCGGAAGGCCAGCCCGGCCTGTGCTCTGGCCGGCATGGGACGCTGCCCGGCGCCCTGCCAGTTCACGATCGGCCGGGACGAGTACGCCGAACTCGTCGAGGACGTCCGGGCCTGCCTGAGCCGCGACTTCCGGCCGCTGGTGGCCGCGCTGCGGCCGCGGCTGGCCCAGCTGGTGGCCGCCGAGCGCTTCGAGGAGGCCGGCGCCCTGACCGAGCGCCTGGAGAGCTTCGGACGGGCCGCAGCCCGGCATCACCGGCTGGCCAGCCTGGCCGGCTGCGCACAGATCGTGGCCGCCCGGCGCACCGACGACGGCTGGGAGATCCACGTGATCCGCCATGGACGCCTGGTGGCCGCCGCCCTGGCCCGGCCCGGTGAGGTGCCCCAGCAGGTGGCCCGGGACGCCGTGACCACCGCCGAGTGGGTGGCGGCACCGTCCGGCCCAGCCCCGGCGGCCATCATCGAGGAGACCGAGCGGATCGCCGACTGGCTGGAGCTGCCCGGCGTCCGACTGATCGAGATCGACGGCGACTGGTGCTGGCCGCTCGGCATCGGGCCGAGCGCAGGCGAACAGCTGCGGGCCGCGTCGCTGGTCGGCGGAGCCGATGGATCCCAGCCGGAAGCCGAGGGGCCGGACCCGGCGACGTCCGACTCGGCCGCACTCGCGACGGCCTAAGATCAAGGCCATGATCACCGCGATTGTGTTCGTCGAGGCCGAGGTGGCCCGCATCCCAGAGATCGCCCAGGAAATCGCCGACCTCGACGGGGTCTCCGAGGTCTACTCGGTCACCGGCAAGGTGGATCTGATCGCGCTGGTCCGGGTGCCGACCGTGGACGCCGTGGCGGCCACCGTTGCCGAGAAGCTGAACCGGGTGGCCGGAGTGCTCAGCACCGAGACCCACATCGCCTTCCAGGCGTACTCCAAGCTCGACCTGGAAGCCGCATTCTCGATCGGCGGCTGACCCCGCCGGTTCCCGACCGCCCTCAGTAGAGGGCGAGCTTCTGCGCGGTCAGCGCGGCCCGCACCGGAGCCTGCTCGGCTCGTCCACCGCCAGGCTTGGTCTCGATCTGCCGGGTGAAGGTGTCCACCGGCTTGCTGGCGTCGCGCAGGTCGTAATAGGTCTTCACGACCGCGTCGTAGCCGGCCAACGCCTGGTGGTAATCGGCCACCTGCGGGTAGGCATCGACGGCATAGCTGAACTCCCGCGGCAGCCGCGGCTTGAGGGTCGGCTCCTGGTCGGCGTGCCCGACCAGCAACCCGACCAGCGGGAACGTGTAGGGCGGCAGCTTCAGGGCCGTGATCACCGACTGCGGGTCGCCGCCGATGCTGCCCAGGTAGACCGTGCCCAGGCCGAGGCTCTCGGCGGCCACCACCATGTTCTGGGCGCCGATCAGGACGTCCTCGACGCCTTGCAGGAACAGCGCAGTGGACGACAGGACGCCGATGTCGACGCCAGCCTCATCGCGGATCCTCGCGTTGCGATACAGATCGACCACGAAGATGAACAGCTCGCCGCGGTCACCGCCGACGTAGGGCTGCCCGGAGGCTGCGTACACCGCAGTCCGGACGTCCGGATCGACGACCCGGATCACCGTGCGCTGCTGATAGAAGCTGCTGGTGGCCGCGCGATCGACGGCGTCCAGCAGGATCGAGATGACGTCCTCGCTGACCGGCTCGGGTCGGAAGGCCCGAATCGAGCGGTGCTCCAGCTGAGTGCGGATCGTCTGGTTGGGCATGCGGCGGCTCCCCCGAGCGGACGTGCAGTTGACAGCTGAGGCTACGCCCGTCAGCACCGCACGTCCGGTGGATGCCCGAACTGGGGACGGTGCCCTAGCCAGGCCCGGAACGCAACAGTGGGACGAAAGGGAACCATCCCCTTCGTCCCACTGCGGGAGAACTCAGGCTTCGCTGATGTCCACCGAGGAGATCACCACCGGCTCGACCGGACGATCCATCCGGCCGGTGGCCGTGGTCGCGATCGAGTCGACCACCTGCTGCGAGGCGGCGTCCTTCACCTCACCGAAGATCGTGTGCCGACGGTTCAGATGCGGGGTCGGCGCCACCGTGATGAAGAACTGCGAGCCGTTGGTGCCGGGCCCGGCATTGGCCATGGCCAGCAGGTAGGGCTTGTTGAAGCTCAGCTCGGGGTGGAACTCGTCACCGAACCGGTAGCCCGGGTCACCAGTGCCGGTGCCCAGCGGGCAGCCGCCCTGGATCATGAAGCCGTCGATCACCCGGTGGAAGGTGAGCCCGTCGTAGAACTTGCCGGTGGTCCGGGCGCCGCTCTTCGGGTCGAGGTACTCCTTGGTCCCGGTGGCGAGTCCGACGAAGTTGTCCACGGTCTTGGGGGCCTGGTCGGCGAAGAGTTCGATCACGATGTCACCGTGATTCGTGTGCAGGGTTGCGGTCTGGGCCATAGGGGCCTTCCTTTCTACTCGCCCCCATCGTTGCAGATGCTGGGTAGCCACCGCCCGGGGCGGGTACGGTGGTCACTAACGACAAGGCACGACTGTGCAGGCTGAGCAACGGAGGCACATGAAGACCAAGAAACTGCTCCACTCAGTGGAAGAGGGCACCCAGGCTGCTGTTGATCGCCTGTCCCCCTATGTCGAGCAGGCCCTGCGCGAGGGCGGCGACCTGGCCGACCAGGCGTACGCGAAACTGCGCCCCGGCCTGAAGGAAGCCCAGATCCGCAGCGCCCGCTTCGCGGCCGACACCTTCGAGAAGGTCCAGCCGGCCATCGACGATGCGCTGAGCCGGGTCTCGCCGGCCGTGGACGCCACCGTGAAGAAGGTTCGTCCGGCCGTGGACGATGTCCTGGAGCGGATCCCGCCGACCGTCGACTACGCCCGTGAGCGGGTGCAGGAGGACGTCCTGCCGGCCCTGGCCGCGCAGCTGCGTCACCTGGCCGCCCAGCCGCTGGCCAAGGAGATCCAAGCCGCTGCTGCCGCGTCCGCGCTGGCCGCCCAGCTGGAGAAGGCGTCGGGCAAGAAGAAGCGCTCCGGGTGGCGGACGTTCGGACGGGTCCTGCTGGCCGGTGCTCTGCTCGGCGGCGTGTTCGTGGCCGTCCGCAAGCTGTTCGCCGACCCGGCCACCGGCTGGGAGAACCACGTGCCGAAGAACAGCACCTATGTGGCCGACCCGACCTTCGACGACGATGACCTGTTCGAGGACTCCGTGGCCGAGCCGGTGACCGAGCCCACAGTCAGTGAACCCGTCACAACCGAACCCGCCACAACCGCGGACGCTCCGGCCGAGCCGTCGGCCAGCGCCTACGGTCCGGGCTCCTACGTCGGCGACGAGCCGCCGGCAGGCTACGAGATCAAGGGCAATGACCGATCCCTGAAGTACCACGTCCCCGGGATGGCCGCGTACGAGCGCACCATCGCCGAGGTCTGGTTCGAGAGCGAAGAGGCCGCTCAGGCGGCCGGCTTCACCAGGGCCCAACGCTGAGCTGATTTCCAACAGCACAGAGAATCCGGGGTCCGACTCACAGTCGGGCCCCGGATTCGTCTATCTAGGGTGTGAGTGATGATCTGTGGGTGTTGGCGGCACCCTTCCGCGCACACGTCCGCCGCGTCCTGGACCAGACCGGCCTGCCCTGGCCGGTGATCGCCGGGGCAGGCAACCTGCCTCCGACCCTGATCCGCAATCTGCTCTTCGGCCGCGATGGACGCCACCGCACCCGGCTGCCCGCAACGGCCGCCCGCGCGCTGCTGGCACTGGATGCCGAGCGCCTGCTCGGCCAGAGCCGGATCTGGGTGCCGGCCGAGCCCGCCGCGGTCGTCATCACTGAGCTGCTCGCGGCCGGCTGCTCGCCGGCCGCGCTGGCGCGGTACTGCCGGCTCAGCGAGTCCGAGCTGATCGGTCTGCTCGACGCAGCCCTGTGCAGTCGGCTGACCGAGTTGCTCGCGCAGGCAGCCCGGCTGCAGTGGCACCGCTCACTCCAGTCGGTGCCCGGATCGCCGGCCACCACTCGTCCGCGCCGTGCGGCGGGGGTCGAGGTTCCGGCACAGGCGAGCGCGTAGGCTGCCGACGTGCCCTGGCAAGCGATCACCCCCGCACTGCTGGCTGTGCTGCTGACCGGCCTGGTGGCCGCTCTGACCGGCCCGGTTCTGCGCTGGCTCCCGGTCCCGCCGGACGAGCCGGACGCCCGGCCGTACGCCGAACTGCTCTCCCCCGGCTTCCGGATCACTGTGGCGGCGGCGACGCTCGCCACGGGCCTGATCGCCTTCTACCTCACCGATCCGCGACTGTGGCTGGCCTGGTCGGCGCTGGTGCTGACCGGTCCGCTGCTCGGCCTGATCGACGGACGTACCGGACTCCTGCCACTGCGGCTGAACTATGTCGGGCTGGGTATCGCGATCGCCGGGGCCGGCCTGGCCGCCTGGCTGTCGGCGGATCCGAGCATCCTGCTGTGGGCGGCTGTCGGCGGGGTTGGCTGCTTCTGCCTGTTCTGGCTGATCTGGTACTTCAGCGGCGGCCAGTTGGGGTTCGGGGACGTCCGGCTGGCCGCGGTGCTGGGCGTGATCACCGGCGCCACCTCGATGCCGCTGTTGCTGTGGGCCTTCCTGATCGGCTCCCTGGTCGGGATGGTCTGGAGCCTGATCGCCGCCCGCGGTCGCGGCATCCCCTACGGACCTTCGATGCTGATCGGCCCGCCGCTCGCCCTGATCGTCGGCCAGTTCATCGGCTTCCTCTGAGCTGAGCGGCCAGATCAGTGCCGAGTCGCGCGATTGACACCACCCGACCGGCGTCGCGTCCTAGTTTTCCCTCTGTGATGTGGAAACTAGCGCGAGGCATCTGGGCACTCCTCGTTGTCGGAGCGGCCGGCAGTCTGCTGGTGTTGGCCCTGAACGCCCAAGGACAACCTCGCGCCTGGGCTGTGGTCGCCGTGGCAGCGATCGCGGCAGCCTATCTCGCCGGCCCGGTGCGCGCCGTGTCCAGCCCGCGACGACGGCACCGCAGCCCAGCCAGTACTCCGCCCGATGCATGGAACCCCGACCTCGCCACGTCGTTGATCGGCCAGTCCAACCAGCTGGCAGAACAAGGACGCCGAGAAGAAGCCCTGGCCGCCATCACCCAAGCCATCATCATCTACCACAACCTGGCCGACACCCGACCCCACGCATTCGCCCCCAGCCTGGCCAGATCGTTGATCAGCCAGTCCAACCAGCTGGCCGAGCTAGGACGACGAGAAGAGGCCCTGGCCGCCATCACCCAAGCCATCATCATCTACCAGAAGCTGGTCGAAGCCCGACCCGACGTGTTCGCCGACGGCCTAGCCAGATCGATGAACATCCAGTCCAACCAGCTGGCAGAACTAGGACTCCGAGAAGAAGCGCTCAACGCTGTGACCTACGCCGTCGCCCTGCGCCGGCACCTGGTCAGCTCCCAGCCCGATGTGTTCACCCCCGGCCTGGCCAGCTCACTGACCAACGAGTCCAACCACCTGGCAGAAGTCGGTCGCCCAGAAGAGGCGCTGGCCGCGATCAGCGAAGCCGTCGCCATCTACCAGAACCTGGCCGACACCCAACCCGATGCCTTCACCCCCGACCTGGCCATGGCACTGACCAACCAGACTCGCCATCTGGCAAGCCTCGGCCGCCAAGAGGCGGCCTTGGCCGGCATCAGCCAGGCCGTCGCCATCTACCAGGACCTGGCCGACACCCAACCCGACGTGTTCAACCCCAAGCTGGCCACATCGCTGAACAACCTGTCGAACTGCCTGCTGGAGCTGGGCCGCCGAGACGAGGCGCTGGCCGCCATCGATCAGTCCGTCGCCGTTTGCCGGAACCTGGTCAGCACTCGACCCGACCGGTTCGGCCGCGAATTGGCGCGGGCGTTGAGCAATCAGTCGAACTGTCTGGGAGAACTGGGCCGCCCCGATGAGGCCCTCACTGTCATCAACGAAGCCGTCGTCCTGCGCCGCCACTTGGCCAGCACCCGGTCCGACGTCGTCAACCCTGAGCTGGCCATGGCGCTG
The nucleotide sequence above comes from Propionicimonas paludicola. Encoded proteins:
- a CDS encoding DEDD exonuclease domain-containing protein, whose amino-acid sequence is MSPSPLLQPSFADLGQPLADVTFCVVDLETTGGGDADAITEIGAVKVCGGQLVGEFQTLVNPNAHIPALIAVLTGITDQLVADAPKLPEVLPAFLEFAAGSVLVAHNARFDTGFLRRACERYDYPWPNPAVVDTLALARQVLLRDEVPNAKLGTLAAHFGATTTPNHRALDDAKATVDVLHGLLERIGNLGAHTLPELLEFTRQVSPQRRAKRTMAKDVPSAPGIYQFIAELPGPDGQPRRQVLYVGKSRNLRKRVASYFTAAETRSRIDEMVRIATSVETTVCRTPLEADVLELRLIGAHSPRYNRRSKFPERQLWLKLTDEPYPRLSIVRTAGDGATYLGPFRRKEAAEQAMLAIYDAFRLRQCSARLSTRKASPACALAGMGRCPAPCQFTIGRDEYAELVEDVRACLSRDFRPLVAALRPRLAQLVAAERFEEAGALTERLESFGRAAARHHRLASLAGCAQIVAARRTDDGWEIHVIRHGRLVAAALARPGEVPQQVARDAVTTAEWVAAPSGPAPAAIIEETERIADWLELPGVRLIEIDGDWCWPLGIGPSAGEQLRAASLVGGADGSQPEAEGPDPATSDSAALATA
- a CDS encoding Lrp/AsnC family transcriptional regulator: MITAIVFVEAEVARIPEIAQEIADLDGVSEVYSVTGKVDLIALVRVPTVDAVAATVAEKLNRVAGVLSTETHIAFQAYSKLDLEAAFSIGG
- a CDS encoding nitroreductase family protein; this encodes MPNQTIRTQLEHRSIRAFRPEPVSEDVISILLDAVDRAATSSFYQQRTVIRVVDPDVRTAVYAASGQPYVGGDRGELFIFVVDLYRNARIRDEAGVDIGVLSSTALFLQGVEDVLIGAQNMVVAAESLGLGTVYLGSIGGDPQSVITALKLPPYTFPLVGLLVGHADQEPTLKPRLPREFSYAVDAYPQVADYHQALAGYDAVVKTYYDLRDASKPVDTFTRQIETKPGGGRAEQAPVRAALTAQKLALY
- a CDS encoding peptidylprolyl isomerase — its product is MAQTATLHTNHGDIVIELFADQAPKTVDNFVGLATGTKEYLDPKSGARTTGKFYDGLTFHRVIDGFMIQGGCPLGTGTGDPGYRFGDEFHPELSFNKPYLLAMANAGPGTNGSQFFITVAPTPHLNRRHTIFGEVKDAASQQVVDSIATTATGRMDRPVEPVVISSVDISEA
- a CDS encoding prepilin peptidase, with amino-acid sequence MPWQAITPALLAVLLTGLVAALTGPVLRWLPVPPDEPDARPYAELLSPGFRITVAAATLATGLIAFYLTDPRLWLAWSALVLTGPLLGLIDGRTGLLPLRLNYVGLGIAIAGAGLAAWLSADPSILLWAAVGGVGCFCLFWLIWYFSGGQLGFGDVRLAAVLGVITGATSMPLLLWAFLIGSLVGMVWSLIAARGRGIPYGPSMLIGPPLALIVGQFIGFL
- a CDS encoding tetratricopeptide repeat protein, coding for MWKLARGIWALLVVGAAGSLLVLALNAQGQPRAWAVVAVAAIAAAYLAGPVRAVSSPRRRHRSPASTPPDAWNPDLATSLIGQSNQLAEQGRREEALAAITQAIIIYHNLADTRPHAFAPSLARSLISQSNQLAELGRREEALAAITQAIIIYQKLVEARPDVFADGLARSMNIQSNQLAELGLREEALNAVTYAVALRRHLVSSQPDVFTPGLASSLTNESNHLAEVGRPEEALAAISEAVAIYQNLADTQPDAFTPDLAMALTNQTRHLASLGRQEAALAGISQAVAIYQDLADTQPDVFNPKLATSLNNLSNCLLELGRRDEALAAIDQSVAVCRNLVSTRPDRFGRELARALSNQSNCLGELGRPDEALTVINEAVVLRRHLASTRSDVVNPELAMALNNQSERLAVLGRREEALAAIDEAVALCQNLADTRPDAFTPHLAMSLNNQSERLAELGRPTDALAASIPAVTLYRELAQTRPDAFTAGLADALANQATCLAALRRQEDALVASNEAVTLRRQRVTSRPVAAAPDLADSLTNQAHRLAELDRTAEAQRAIDEAITLYEGLAARWPARFETALGTARQTAASWLGQTGLSSIDSRENPEQQGPKLQGPPSAQA